The stretch of DNA ACCATTTGAACCTTTTTTTTGTCATGCTTTTCCTACGTAGAAAGCAATAATCAATAGGACTTCCCTAATCCTCCCTTCCTAAAAGGAAGaacatgaattttttttcctttctgtaGGGACCAGGAGATTGGATCCAGTCGTAAGAGGAATGCTTGGTATAAATAAGCCACTTCTTGGTCTTCGGCGATTTGCACTGGTGAGTAGGACCTTTGACAATCATCAAAACTAGCATTCTAGAGGGTAGTGGAATCCAACTTAGGCACGATCACTAATAGATGCTTTTCGAATTAATCTATTTGTTACCCTCACTATAGGTCATGGCGGAACCATATGGAAGTACTGATTCACTTAGTTATTATGGGTTGTAATAGTATCCATGCACAAATTGTAGTCATGGGAGGTTTAGGCTTGCATTGAGTAAGGCTTTATAATATAACACTCTTGGTGCCATTCCCAACTGATGAGGACATGTCCTCCATGGGTACGACCACAATTGGAGAATGGCATAGAGACCCAAGAGACTAGCATGGATATCCAAATAGAGATGGAGGCCCGAAGCTTATCCGATTTGAGTTGccaaggtggaggcccaaaTCAAGTTCGAGTTCATCTCGGAGTCCAAGTGCAGTCCGCACGAAAATCAATGACCAGGTCGCATACGGAGTCCATTTTGGACGTTCTCTATATGGAtgaaaagataatttcaaggagcttccaatggcaccggtctcaggcccaaattcatttggagtcgatgggaatcgtcgaaacaatagaacgtccagaatctgtcatGGTGCTGTAACACCATCTTTTGGACTGTTGGCCCATGTATCGTGTTGGGGTCCATTATGGACGTGGCTAGGGGGTTATGCACGCCCCAACCATCATATAATCAGCAGCCACTGCCATATTAGGGTGAGGGTTTTGTTAGTTCTAGTTTTCCTCGTGAAACTGAGATTGATTAgttgtaactgtggcgacaagtccttttacagtgatccagggcccTCGTTCTTATTCTACACCACTGTGGCGATTAGTCCTTTTGTGATCAGAGCTTGAACCCCATCTTGATCTTTGCTTCAtacacatctgcaatttcagattgcgtgtttaccctttcttgcttgtgttcttcgattcgcttgcagtaaaagccttcttggcgaagtcaatcaagttgtgcttggttgataaccaacggagcagtggtgtagcGGTTGCAGGGTTCGAATCACGCTGATTTGAAGCCGGATCGTCAATGTCGAGTTCTCCACCAGTCGAACGTACCTTTACCTCTCagaagatcgggcctagtccTCATCACCAACCAAAAATAGAAGATAACAGAGTAGTTGCCCACAATAAGATACGTGATGTTATGACCAACACACAATGGTGGTGGTGGTCAACAAAGAGAGGACAATAGAGGGAGTTCTcttagggtgcatttggcaatgctCTAGTCGCTCCGCTCAGCACGAGAATCGGCGGAGCGCTACTAAATGCCCAATTCTTCTCTGACTCAAGTTGGAGCATTTCACCCGTTTCCACGTAAAATGGGGAGCGGAAAAACCTGCTCCACCTGATTCCCTTCTGCTTCTGCCGCTCATTCCCACTTGTTCCTATCAGCGTAATGGGAACGGGGGTACCCATAACCCCGGACAAAGACTCGATTAGCGGATTCATGTCTACTAATCCCAGGCCACAGAAGGAGGCATGGCCCGCTCGAGGAGCCTAAAGTGTGGGCCGTCCTTGTCTAGGTGGGGGCCCACTGCGCAGCGGCTGCAAGGAGTCCTAGGAGAGAAGTTTCCTTTGGATAGAAGAAGCAGCTCGATAAAAAACTTATTTACTGAGCTGGAACTCTAGGGGTTCACTGCACCGCGCCACCCTCCCGCAGGCATGGGGCTCGAGGGAGCGCAGTTCGCCGTAAAAACATTATGATTACGGGGGAGTCAAGATAAGCCATCGGCGAAGAAACCGGCTTGGGGGATAGACCGCTGAGCCGTGTCCCATCAGCTGGTGGTGGACGGTGGCAGGGGCCCACCCCTATCACTTCGCATCACATCACGTCTACCCCGAAACAGCCTGGGACATCGCCCGGGGCAGATGCAGAGCACCCTGGGTGGAGGTCTCCACTACGGAAGATGGAGGACACCCCGGGTCGCCCCGGGAAacctcgaggctcacctcgGGATTGGCTGGGTGGGCCCGACAAGCCATCATCtattatattgtgatccaaattcattGCACAAGAAAAGGCCGACTTCCGACGGAGCAAAGTTTAGATAATTATTCTTGTAAGCCGCTGTTAGGTgttgtaaacacacacccgaTATCATAGTtcagctaggcgctaggcggatTCTAGGCGCTGACCCTTAGCCTAGCGCCTAGGCGTTTTTCTAGGCGATGAATAATACATGTATAAatacttaaaagaaaagaaaaaaaagagatgagTGGTcatgaaaaaggagaaaaaggccCATTTGAAGGCCCAACTCTCCACATTAAAGCCTCAGGTCATGAAAGGGAGAAAAAAAGCCCATTTAAAGGCCCAGCACTCCACAGTGTACCCTCAGACCATATCCCGCATCCTCGCGCAGCCTCtctcgcacgccgccgccagtTCGTCCTCTTTCTCCCGCACGCGCCGCTTCCGCTCCCTGCGCCCGCGCCGCATCCCGCGCCGCCACATCCtagcgctcgcgccgccgcatccctgcgcccacgtccccgccgccgcacccatgcgcccgcgtccccgccgcCAGTTCCTCTCCCGCATCTCTCTCCCTCAgtccgagcccgccgccgcccgcgcccgccgtccaacgccgcccgcgcccgccgtccGACCTCACCGGCGACCTCCGCCCGCCTAGGGGTCCGCCTACCCCCATAGGCGTGGCGGAACCCCCTCGACTACCGGTTAGTCGCGCCTAGTCGCCGTCTAGGCGCCGCCTAGCTGAACTTGgcccgatatagtgaagattTGATGGCTGGCGCCCGTAGTTTTTCCCTTCCGCATTTGgagggttttccacgttaaatcctcgtgtctcATGTGGTTTGATCTTGTTGTTCTTCGCCGTTTGTTCACCGTCGTTTATAACATCATCCCATCTGACGAGGTTCAGGGTAGTAACTACAGGACAGCGCCCCCATTTGGGGCGAGCGTTCCCACTATCGGAGGAATATTCCGCGGACCTTCAACCACCTATAAATAGAAAGGAACTAGCACCTGTAAGGGGATCGGCTCCCGATGCCAAATAATAAACTCTtaacacacaggacgtagggcgTTACACTCCTTAGCGGCCCGAACTTGTCTAAACCTGTGTCTCGAGTCATCTCATCACAAGGTGAGATCTTGCTGCGTGTTACACCCCTGGCCGAGAGGGAGTTCCCTAGAATCTCTGCTTGCGGTAATCACCCACCATCGGTCCCCTAGCCGCTCGTCGTCGCCGATACCCCGGCCGCTCATTCTCGCTAGGTCGCTTGCCAGAACTTGGCCATTGTAGCTCGGTCAGAGGTCGGTTTGCGGTCCGTCCTCCGCTCGTCCTGTTCGATTTGTAGTAGCCGAAGTTCATCCCCACCCATAGGTTCACGCTCCACTTGTCCTGATCGATACGCGGCTGCTGGAGCTTGATTCATAGCTCCAAGAGGTTGATTGGCGGCACTGGAGGTCAAATTGCGGCTCTGCATGGATGCCGGTGCGTCGGTTGGAGCTAGAGCTAGTGGAGCGCCACCAAACGTGATTGGTTTTGAGGGTGGGGGAATGGAGCAACCAAGAGCGGAAGCGGAGCTGGTTTGGAGCGCTGCCAAACTGGCACTTTATGTAGTTGGAGTGAATTCAAAGGACCGTGGCTTCTTTGCACAGGTAGCTCAATAACACCCTGGAACAGTCAAATAGAGACATGGTATGGTAGCATTTTAATCCTGCACAATTTATGATTAGTAAATCtggtatactccctccgtcccaacaAATAATGCAATTCTGGCTATTGTATCTGGACAATCACGGCTATGTACATGGACAATATGATTGTCTAGGTGTATACCCAGAATTACATTCTTTGCTAGGATAGAGTAGTAAGAGATAAAATGTCACTTGCTTTTAATAAATTAATTCCTAGATATAATAAGAGTGTTGGCCCTGATGTGCACCACAACTTGTCATGGCTGGCTGCAGTGCGCAACAGTGCGCAACCACCTGAGGTCTGAGGCCATCGCCCTAGCTTGGAACCGTCACAGGATAATAAAACAATGCCACaattaaaaggaaaaaaatgtaaTGACTGAATGCTATAGTTGAACAATGAAAGGAGAATCTAATGAACAAACGCTATAATTGAACAGATCATCAAAATAGATATGACTCGTCTGAAATCTCAGATGCAACTGTAATGAGCACGTGCGCAGGGTAGTCAACTATATGTAAAGGCAGCAACGCATTCAGAGATCAAAATGGTGAATGGTAACGCAACGAATTACCTGCGGCGAGGCAGGCTCATTGCTGCAGTCGATGTCTGCAAACATCTGGCGCCGTAGCAGAGCCGCCGTGGAGCGGTGACCGTCGCAGTTGCCACCGACGACCCCAGGTGCGGCGGGGCTCTTGGCCACAAGGCGCACCCAGCAGAGCATCCCCTCCAGCTTCTCACCATTATCCGCGAGCATCTGCTCCCGGAGCCCAAccgcggcggaggagaggcCGCGGCGATCAATCCCCGGTTCAGCGGGGCTCTTCGCCGCAAGACGCACCCAGTTGAGGAACCCGACGAGGGGTTCCCTCTTCCTCTTCAGGTGCGGCGATCCGGCGCTCGTGGGCTCCTTGGTCGGCGACAGGAACCTGTCCTTCGCGGAGCCCAAGCGCCGGCCGGCATTGCCGCTGCCCTCGCCCACCTTGCGGTCCTCCGGTGGTTTGTCGAAGGTCCGATCCAGGAGGTCGAGGTACTTACGGTACAGCAGCTTGACGGCCATGCCGTCGGCCGGGCCGAGCCCGACATCCTCGGCGACGGCCGCCCAGGACGCGACGCCGGCGAACCCGCCGCGAGCGCGCACGGCGAGGAGCAGGCGGAGGAGCTCCACCTTGAAGCCATCCCCGAGCGGCGCCGGAGGGATCGGGAGGAACGAGGCCGCCTCGGGGTGCCACGCCTCGGCGATGAAGGCCGCGAGCACGGCGTCGAACAGGGCGGACGCGCGCGCGCCCGTGAGCTGGGCCTCCGGGATCTCCAGCCTGGCGAGGAATCCGCGAGCGCGGAGCTCGCCGACGACGCGGAGCACGGCGAGCAGCGGAGGAGTCGGAATTGGAGggaggtggccggggtgggGCAGGACTTCCGCCCATTATTCCTTCCAGAAGAAAAaacactactccctccgttccaaattataagtcatcctaaaaattttggagagtcaaaattttataagtttgaccaaatttatacaacaagataataacatttacgataTCAATTAAATTATCactagattctttgttagttatattttcatagtacacctatttgatgtcataaatctttgtgtttttctctataattttggtcaaactttaatatagtttgactctctaagattcttggaataacttataatttggaacggagggagtactagtgTGCTTCTCCTATGTTTCCATGTTGAAGTTGGGAGAGCAAAAATTATTTGAGAAGAATGACTTTGGCTGTCTGAGTCTTCGTATTTTCAAGGATGGGGAATTCCATTGCATTTCCACAAAACCCTAGATTTGTTCGGGGaagggaaaagggagagaggagagtAGGGTGAGTGTGGGGATTATCTCAATCTTTGTAGTCTCCTTTTTCCCAATAAACTGAGAAGAATCTCTagtctaaaaaaacaaaaaaaaaactgagaaGAATGGCTTTGGTTGTCTTGGTCTTCGTATTTTCAATGATGGAGAATTTCACTGTATTTGCACAAAACCTAGATTTGTTTGGggaaggagagaagggagaggggagaggggagagggggagAGAAGGGTGAGTGGGGTTATCTCAATTTCTGTAAGGTGGACGCAGACACATTGTTAGTGAGGTAGATTGCATAACACTAGTGGCAACAACAATATATGAGCTGTCACatacaaacaaaaaaataatacaTCACTCATATGAGGAAAAAATATTAGAGTACTCGCTCCGTTCCAAATATAggttgttttgattttttttaatacatattatttactatgcatttagATATACATTATGTTAAGATATATAGGAAAAAATACAGTACAAATTTTATAAAATGATCTATAAATTGGAATTCCAAAAGATAAATATATGTATGAATATTAGTGTTTTTGTTTACACCGTGTATAGCATATATTTCTTAGCTacttagttttttatttatcatTGGCGTAAAAGATGCCTCATagtcagtggcggagccaggggtGCTCAAGCCCCTACCACCTTGGCCTCCATGGAagccacccccaccccccaagCCCCCCTACAAATtttgtggaggaagaagaaggaaggagaaaattttgaggaggaagaagaaggaatgagaggagggaggaggaagaaggaaaggagaggCCCCCTAGCTTTGGATCCTGGCTCTGCCGCTGCTCGTAGTATGGAAGAATATCGAATCATGCTAACTATCGCTATTCGCTTCCTTGAAGTGGTCCTCATGCATTTTCCGTTTCTTATCAATCATTGTGCTTCCCAATTCAACATTAGACTGCTCtcaaaaaaaatcaacattAGACTAGCATGCATCTTATACAACTATTACATTCTAATAAGAGGTGGACCACTCAAGAACACGCGAGTTCAACCGGGTCGGAGATTATATCCAGCCAAACAAATCCAACTCGAAAATCGCCCAAACACACGGCCACAGGTACCCGGTGGGGCCCAGATTGGCGCAAAACGGCAGGAAAACGCCGAACCGACGCTTTCTGCAGCGTGTCTCCACCTGTTGCGGCGGAATTCAATTCTACGAGCACCCGCGACACGAGGCGGCCACACGACGAGGCCCTCTCCCAGCTCCCGCACCCGCAGCGTTCAAAACATTTCCGTCCTTCGCCgttcctccctccccctcccacgCTCCAACCTCGAGGGCGTCAAGCCGCCGGCTGTTTCCTTCCTCACGCGCGCAAGGCGCGACGCCCTCCGCCGTACCCCTCGCGTCGATCCGTCCTCATGCGTGCCTTAGCAACCAGCCAAACTGCTCCGTCGCTTGCCACCGGGGCGGGCGCGTTGCCATTGTCCGCAACGTCGCCGGCCACCCGCTGCGGCgaccccgccaccgccacccgcCTTAATTTGCTGCATCGCCGGATCATCGGCGAAACCAGCCACACCAGGGGCATACCAGCCTAAGCTTGCAGGTCCGCTCCCTCCGCGTCGTCGCCCTCATGCGGTCATGAGCAATTGAGCACTCTGGCTCGCGGCGCCGTCGTTCGCTGGCCACGGTACCTGATCGCCGGACGCCGGATCATCTTCAGCGAAACGAGGCGTGCCGCAGCTTGGTCCGCTCTGTTTGTGCGCTGCCGCCTTTGCCCTAGGATgcggctgcgccgccgcaggtCACCAGCCGTGCCTTCGAGCCCGCCGCCCGCCCAGCGCGCGGGGCGTCGCCGAGTCACCAGCAAAACGAGGCTGGCAGGCATTTGATTTCGGTTTTTGGGAATCCAAAGACCCAACCTTGACGGTAATTTATTTTTTCGATTTATTTTCATTTGCAGATTCTGTATCTAATTGTAGACACGTAAAAAACTTACTATTAGTGATACAtaaagaaacaagcaaaatttGAAGCTTGTTGAAGGAAGGCGAACATGTCAGCAACAACGCCACTGAGGTCAATCTCAGTGGCAGTGTCATAAAAGTGTCATGGACATTAAATTTACTAACATAtaccaatagtatgaggagagagaagagaggagtgtcatgaaaCGTGAGATAAGTGTCATTACCATAAGTTTGCGTGGCTAGATCCGCTGCCACTGTATCACCACTATCCGCGATCCGCGCTACATAAACACTAATCCGTTACCATACCGCCACATGCTACTATggccccgtttgggagggcttcaccggcggcttcacgagcggcttcaggtgaagccctcccaaacgtttgtttcaggaccggcttcacacgtgaagccggttctgaagtcgtcggcggcttacacaggcaaggtgaagccatgaaatcgtggcttcacgcggcttacacatcaatctaacaagtgaagctgttttgccaaacattttctaaaacggctccaactccatcagaaaagccgctccatctgaggagccagagccggagctgtttttgagAGCCGAAACCCTACGAAACGGGGCCTATGTGTTCGGCACAGTTTTAACCGGCTTTGGCTTTCACCGCCTGACATTCCCCGGTCGGTCTCCTGCACGGTTGACCATTCCGTGGCTAGCTATAGGGACCGCGGCATAGAAAAAGGTGATCTGCGGTTGTGCATTCTCACGGTGGCGTGAAAACCGGTGGCTTAGAAAAACCAGCTTCATCTCTTCGTCGGTTCATTTTGCTTCTCGTTATGCATTCCGACTTCTCCCTACAGTTTAGAACAATGTCGTACAGTGGTAGTCATTGTAGCAAGAGGTGAAGTAACTGCATAGAGTTTGCAACTTAATCAGTAGAGAATTATAGAGGGAAAAAAGTAACTGCAGCGATATACCCGACGGCCAACATATTTAGCAAACTTGGCCTATTCAGATGATGATCTAGTCGCAAGAAATCAATAGGTTGTAAGGGCACCACCAGTGTGTGAAAAAGTGAACCGAGAGAGTTGAATCGAATCATCAACACAGTGGCAACCAAATTGTCGATGTCAGAGTAAAAAACGACACGTGTTGATGAGTCAACTtgtgagctgctgctgctgcattttTTAATTCAGATAGCCGCTGGTTGCTGGCGCGAGAGAGAGGGCTTTCAGGAGATTGAGCCATTTTTTATCTCGTATGTGGGCCCTACGAAAACGATGTCAACACAGGCAGAATCGAACGCTAGTGTTATTAGACTTGTGTTGTGTGCAGAACAATCCGAACCCAGCACTGGAGCTGCCCTAAGACACAGCCTATTCACATATCATATATCTCACTTGAATATTCAGATATGGATACCCAATTATTATAGATGCAGTATATTCCATTTAGTTTCTGAACCCCTTCACTCAGAACAGTCACCTGAAAAGTATCCGTAGCCCTTTCATCACTACCTCAAAGGTTCGGATCCTCTTGTTCATCGGGTTTCCTCGGTAGTTTGGATCCTTCTGTGAAGCACGAACTAGTTCCTACCAGAAATGATGAGCTAAACGATACTACACGAGGCCTTTTTTTTATTATCAAAACTCGAGAGGCCTTGGATGTGAAATCAACGGTCGAAGCGAAGTCGATGAAACGTTACGACGGCCGCCGACTTGCTCTGTCTAAGCATAGAAGAGTGTCTGATGAAACTGAATAAAGTGTTCCTGACACCATCGCGTACGCATATATCGCACTCCCAGTTCTCCCGCCCCGGCAAATAAGACCCCGAGCACGTACATATACGTTAGTGGCTTATTTTTAAGTGCCGAGGGAGTACCTGAGATTTGTTCCATTTTGGAATTACGAATGCTTACAACACATTTACATGGTTAACAACTTTCTTAACGAACGTCCCACAAAAACATGTTCTGCCTGCACCACGCTATTTACAATTTTCATGCGATGCAGCTGACCACCTGACCGTGAAGTTCCCAAATCCCCCTTCTACGATTGTTCAAGTTATTGTGCCCCCGACGGCAACATAAGCCAAGTACCTACACAGACAGTCCTCTGCATACCGTTAACGAATCTGCCATAACCCAACTCTGCCAAAAACGAATCCAGCCAGAATCCAACTCAGCCAATACTTGTATGAAACCATCGTACATAAACACCCAAATCGCTATGAGAAGGACGTGGATTGTGATCACCCTTGTTCCTTATTAGCTATGTCTCCCTTTCTGACCTGGGCAAGGAGTCTTGCCTCGTTAACTCATAGTTTGACTCTGGACTGCGGTTCCTTGCGTTTACACGCATTGAGCACAGGAAGAAAAATGAAGAAGTATAGATAGTTATGTGCCACATGCTGCAAGAGAGGAAAAGATACATTAGTTAGTAagtaataaataataataataaggtAGAAATTATTACAGAGAAACACATGGCGAAAAACAAATATAGTGATCACGGTTTCTTCAAATGCCATCATGGACCTAGCGGTGGTAAAGGGTCTAAAAATTTAGCATAAATAATTTAAAGGCTGGCTAGAAAAGAACTATGCttatattttatataattttgagcttaGAATAATTAAGGACTGAGTTGGATTGAAAAGGGAGTATCCAGAGCCATGATCCGTTACCAGTTTACCACCCCTAGACCTAACCATGCTAGCCTATCCTTTTACCAAGGATGAAATCTGGAACATCATAAGAGAAATTCCCGTGGATAAATCCCCCAGGCTAGATGGATTTGCACGTTGCTTCTACAAAACCACATGGCCAATCATCAAACATGATGTGATCAGGGTTCTCAACATGCTGGCTCAGCTGGACAGTAGAAGTTTTCATCACCTGAATAACTCCCTAATGATACCCAAGAAGCAAGAGCCGACAATGTTGAATGGCAATAGATCAATTAGTTTAATCAACAGCTTCAGTGAGCTCTTCTCCAAAGCATTGGTGGACTGCTTAGCCGTACCCCTGAAACTTATGGTCAGACACAACCAAAGCGCTTTCATAAAAAACAGACACATCCAAGACAACTTCAGGTACATCCAGGCAGCTGCAAAGATTCTGCATGGGGAACACATTCCAAGTCTCCACATAAAACTGGACATCACCAAAGCTTTTGTCAGTGTCATGGGTCTTCCTCCTCAACCTTTCTCCAATTCCTGGGCTTTCCGAGTGTTTGGACAAACTGGATCACCAAGCACTAATTCTCATGAACGGGCTCCCTGGTCGCTCTTGGAGTCCTATCTGGCTACATCATCATGGCCCGTGGGATAGCAACAGCTCTACCCTCTGCACAGGAGCCAGAAACCATCAACCACCTCATGCTCAGTTTTGTACATGTTCGAGAGACGTAGTTTAGGGTTCTCTATGCAACGTCGGGCTGTAGCATTTGTGCCCGTCAGAGTCCAGCTGCTTGCTAATTGGTGGCTTCAGGCAAGGAAACAAGTGCAAAAGGCGCAGGAAAAGGTTTCAGCACCATGGTTGTGTTGGTTGCCAGGTCCAATTGGAAAAAATGTGACACCAGCGTCTTTGACTATGTTGCTCTACAACCAGTCATACTCACACTGTCACACAAAAGATATGGGTTAAGGCAGACTTGGTGAAAGCAAGACTTCAAGGCCTGCACAATTTCTGGTTGGCAGTTCAGCTGCCTCTGTAACCTAATCCGTTAAACGTGCTCAGCAAATCCTCTAAAACAGGCAAAACCGCCGCCAACTTTCCAACTTGAAGTTATGTTTAACGAGGGAAGGTGATGATTCCATACCTGTGCCAAATCCAGTAGTTGCTATTCGATTCCAGTTTCCAGCTCGTAGCCGCAAATGATAATGTGATGAAACCCAAAAGTAGAAATATCCAACGGAAGCGTTTGTTCAACACCTCCAGAGTATTCCGGAACAAAGTCCCAAAGTTTGGCCAACTACACACAAGATGTCAACTGAGTCAGCTCACCAAAGGAAATGCCCAAATGCGCTAGAATAAGTTCCAGAGACTAGCATGTGAGGAAGCTTCCTTTAAAGTTTAAACTAAGATCCTGTTTCCTGTACATAGATCAGGTGATATTTGATAAAACCATGTGTTCAATACAAGCACATTACCTTTGAGGCATATTAAGATTAATTTGCCAGGGCCAGCATATAAATCTTCTTGCTGTAGAGAATTCCAATAGCCATCCCATAAGCAGGCCAAGAGAACCAATCGCAATGACGATTCCAATATTTGCAGATCTGAGATGATAACTCAATCATACACCCTATGTTCACTTAGTATTTTATAAAAATGTAACCAGTGATTTGGGTACCTTGTTGCACCAGTTGCAGCTAAAAGA from Panicum virgatum strain AP13 chromosome 9K, P.virgatum_v5, whole genome shotgun sequence encodes:
- the LOC120647859 gene encoding AT-rich interactive domain-containing protein 1-like, coding for MIRRCSKLRRVAVAGSPQRVAGDVADNGNAPAPVASDGAVWLVAKSNVELGSTMIDKKRKMHEDHFKEANSDILPHPGHLPPIPTPPLLAVLRVVGELRARGFLARLEIPEAQLTGARASALFDAVLAAFIAEAWHPEAASFLPIPPAPLGDGFKVELLRLLLAVRARGGFAGVASWAAVAEDVGLGPADGMAVKLLYRKYLDLLDRTFDKPPEDRKVGEGSGNAGRRLGSAKDRFLSPTKEPTSAGSPHLKRKREPLVGFLNWVRLAAKSPAEPGIDRRGLSSAAVGLREQMLADNGEKLEGMLCWVRLVAKSPAAPGVVGGNCDGHRSTAALLRRQMFADIDCSNEPASPQREHSNEEALPCGQADIPQWTGKPSSRYYDDRRTLRFLGEPILLPESNEALDGGSIGKGRQDNCNRQFPGSIDCVRFHVAEKKDELKRELSPAFYKLGLDKTGEDAALTWTKGDERRFNTIIQDNLPTSKYNFWGKLRAAFRSKGSKGLASYYHNVFQVRRRAYQNHVALNADSDDDSIEPGFLYTRQGDVKGSSRSRSTTSSRNGRSS